Proteins from one Hemibagrus wyckioides isolate EC202008001 linkage group LG16, SWU_Hwy_1.0, whole genome shotgun sequence genomic window:
- the LOC131366984 gene encoding thymic stromal cotransporter homolog, giving the protein MAFLRSNLAPVVFCAQVASSFFDTGLQLVVKQRYENTTHPAAGGDQPQKSIAYFYMIFNILTKVVAIIPAFLLARIGDKGYRKVPVVVPLVGYFISRGLLLFVIAFNWTVEVMYAAPIVNGLCGGFSSYWPGVIVLVSLSTSEQDRSLRIMCIELTYGIAGFLGSLASGHLFQLYALEHRQGVVLACASVMLYFLCLVYAACIFQVGTRTPPADADERRDGERVGILSSVKANVALLFAAGILYDMAVGGGVEIMSVYVLVEPLNWTATQVGYGNAAGSVIFITSFLGVKLFTRCSLSDTTMILIGMFSFLTGIYFMTFVTTTATYFLARSLTLFALIPMPIIRSLLSKQIRGSSYGRTLTGLQLSFQLAGLATTPIFTKVYQSTLHTLPGFVFTLSSIITFLAMIPISIVGCRSARREGYERF; this is encoded by the exons ATGGCGTTCCTACGGAGTAACCTGGCGCCTGTGGTGTTTTGCGCGCAGGTCGCCAGCTCGTTTTTCGACACCGGCCTCCAGTTGGTTGTAAAGCAACGGTACGAGAATACCACACACCCTGCAGCCGGAGGAGACCAGCCGCAAAAGTCCATCGCATACTTTTACATGATCTTTAACATCTTAACCAAGGTGGTGGCCATCATCCCGGCGTTCTTGCTGGCTCGAATCGGAGACAAGGGCTATCGGAAAGTTCCTGTAGTAGTGCCCCTTGTCGGTTACTTCATTTCACGTGGGTTGCTGTTGTTTGTCATTGCGTTTAACTGGACAGTAGAAGTGATGTACGCGGCTCCCATCGTGAACGGTCTCTGCGGCGGCTTCTCGTCCTACTGGCCCGGCGTGATCGTACTGGTGTCGCTGAGCACGAGCGAGCAGGACAGGTCTCTGCGCATCATGTGCATAGAGCTCACGTACGGTATAGCAGGCTTCCTGGGGAGTCTCGCGTCAGGTCACCTGTTCCAACTCTATGCGCTCGAGCACCGGCAGGGAGTTGTGCTCGCGTGCGCGAGCGTGATGCTGTACTTTCTGTGCCTCGTGTACGCGGCGTGTATCTTTCAAGTCGGCACGCGCACGCCGCCCGCGGACGCAGATGAGAGGCGAGATGGTGAGAGGGTCGGGATCCTGAGCAGCGTCAAGGCCAACGTCGCGCTCCTGTTCGCCGCCGGGATCCTGTACGACATGGCGGTGGGGGGTGGCGTGGAGATCATGAGCGTGTACGTGCTGGTGGAGCCGCTGAACTGGACTGCCACGCAAGTGGGCTACGGCAACGCCGCCGGCTCGGTCATTTTCATTACCAGTTTCCTCGGCGTGAAGCTGTTCACACGGTGCTCCCTGAGTGACACAACCATGATCCTGATAGGCATGTTCTCCTTCCTCACAGGAATCTACTTCATGACCTTCGTTACAACCACCGCCACGTATTTCTTAG CTCGTTCGCTCACTTTGTTCGCACTCATTCCTATGCCCATCATTCGCTCACTTCTGTCCAAGCAGATCCGAGGATCATCATATG GAAGGACTTTAACAGGGCTTCAGCTGTCCTTCCAATTGGCTGGTTTAGCTACAACCCCTATCTTCACCAAGGTCTACCAGTCCACACTGCACACCCTTCCAGGGTTTGTCTTCACCCTATCGAGTATCATCACATTCCTCGCCATGATTCCCATCAG TATTGTCGGCTGTCGTTCTGCAAGGCGGGAAGGCTATGAGAGATTTTAA